One part of the Tunicatimonas pelagia genome encodes these proteins:
- a CDS encoding LolA family protein, protein MKKYLSIAVLALIIFSQSSTAYAQYDPKAREILDAMSEAYRQIGAFESGFSYSMENTDQSISEDFEGEIAVKGDKYRLRMGGQEIINDGSTVWTYLEEVNEVNIDDYDPDEGDISPTQIYNAYKRGFKYNYLEDETIDGKTYQVVDLVPENKDNQFFKIQLHIAEDDRTLKKWRIFDKNGTHYTYEIDNFNPQASVTDELFSFDTSKYDGVEIVDLR, encoded by the coding sequence ATGAAGAAATATTTATCAATTGCCGTACTAGCACTAATCATTTTTTCTCAGTCTTCTACGGCATACGCTCAATACGATCCTAAAGCCCGGGAAATACTAGATGCCATGAGTGAGGCTTATCGACAGATTGGCGCATTTGAGTCGGGTTTTTCTTATTCTATGGAAAATACCGATCAGTCAATTAGCGAAGATTTTGAGGGTGAAATTGCCGTGAAGGGCGATAAGTATCGCTTACGAATGGGCGGACAAGAGATTATCAACGACGGAAGCACCGTTTGGACGTACCTGGAAGAAGTAAACGAGGTAAATATTGACGATTACGACCCTGATGAGGGGGATATTTCTCCTACTCAAATTTACAATGCTTACAAGCGTGGCTTTAAGTATAATTACTTGGAGGATGAAACAATAGACGGAAAAACGTATCAGGTAGTTGATTTGGTACCAGAAAATAAGGATAATCAGTTTTTCAAAATTCAGCTTCACATTGCTGAGGATGACCGAACCCTGAAAAAGTGGCGTATTTTTGATAAAAATGGCACTCACTACACCTACGAGATTGATAATTTTAATCCGCAGGCTAGCGTAACCGACGAGCTTTTCAGTTTCGATACCAGCAAATATGATGGGGTTGAAATAGTAGACTTACGATAG
- a CDS encoding VOC family protein — protein MKIKYTHTNIIAADWRALAKFYEQVFGCVPVPPVRKQSDQWLAQGTGVPNASLEGVHLRLPGYGDSGPTLEIYQYEHMEEKPVSAPNRQGLGHLAFLVDDVSSVREKILQQGGKELGKLTEANVAGVGKLTFVYMTDPEENILEIQHWS, from the coding sequence TTGAAAATCAAATACACCCACACCAACATTATTGCCGCCGACTGGCGAGCGTTAGCCAAGTTTTACGAGCAAGTATTTGGTTGCGTACCCGTCCCCCCGGTTCGGAAACAATCTGACCAGTGGCTAGCCCAGGGAACGGGAGTGCCGAATGCTTCGCTGGAAGGCGTTCATCTTCGTCTACCTGGTTACGGCGATAGCGGACCTACTTTGGAAATATATCAGTACGAGCATATGGAAGAAAAACCAGTCTCGGCTCCCAATCGCCAGGGGTTGGGCCATTTAGCCTTTCTGGTAGACGACGTATCCTCTGTAAGGGAGAAAATTCTACAGCAGGGCGGGAAAGAACTAGGCAAGCTTACCGAAGCTAACGTAGCGGGTGTAGGAAAGCTGACATTTGTTTACATGACTGACCCGGAAGAGAATATTCTGGAAATTCAGCATTGGTCATAA
- a CDS encoding class I SAM-dependent methyltransferase has translation MMTDDWTALRQPIVQQFIQEHEGKDSYQLALQAKKHPNIPVQLVAQQIQARQKAKSKLSEWYQTQGIIFPSRLAMEQCSSQATAEYKSSLVSGKTAVDLTGGAGVDTYYLSQSFERADYVEQNPDLAAIAQHNFSQLGTSTIQTHIGDAKTFLSSANPVDLIYLDPARRDYTNQKVFRLSDCSPNVIQLLPQLLKKAKQVMIKTSPMLDINQATQDLGSVQEVHIVVVNNECKEVLYLLSREVNQPSQITAIDLTSSASPLIFTHQEEAEATAALAEPQQFIYEPNAAILKAGAFRTVAQRWNVAKLHPNTHLYTSEKLVPDFPGRSFRLETVLPYQKKAVQAHIPGKKANITTRNFSDSVATVRKKLGLKEGGNTYLFATRTMTKERIVLITQKTSNS, from the coding sequence ATGATGACTGACGACTGGACGGCTTTACGCCAACCTATCGTTCAACAATTTATTCAGGAACACGAAGGGAAAGATTCGTACCAACTGGCTCTTCAGGCAAAAAAGCATCCCAACATTCCAGTTCAGTTGGTTGCTCAACAGATTCAGGCTCGGCAAAAGGCCAAAAGCAAACTGTCGGAGTGGTACCAGACCCAAGGAATTATTTTTCCTTCTCGGCTGGCAATGGAACAGTGCTCTTCCCAAGCTACGGCTGAGTACAAGAGTAGTTTGGTTAGTGGTAAAACGGCGGTTGACCTAACGGGTGGTGCCGGGGTTGACACCTACTATCTGAGCCAATCGTTTGAGCGAGCAGACTACGTAGAACAGAATCCAGATCTGGCGGCTATTGCTCAACATAATTTTAGCCAGTTAGGCACCTCCACTATCCAAACGCATATCGGCGATGCCAAAACCTTTCTCTCATCAGCGAATCCGGTTGATTTAATCTACTTAGATCCGGCTCGGCGCGATTATACCAACCAAAAAGTATTTCGGCTATCCGATTGTTCACCCAACGTAATCCAACTACTTCCTCAGCTTCTGAAAAAGGCGAAGCAGGTGATGATTAAAACCTCACCCATGCTGGATATTAATCAGGCTACGCAGGATTTGGGTTCAGTACAGGAGGTGCACATAGTAGTGGTAAACAATGAATGTAAAGAAGTGCTGTATCTGCTTTCCAGGGAAGTGAACCAGCCATCCCAGATTACGGCAATTGACCTTACTTCAAGTGCTTCCCCGCTAATTTTCACTCATCAGGAAGAAGCTGAAGCTACTGCTGCCTTGGCGGAACCCCAGCAATTTATCTACGAGCCAAATGCCGCCATTTTAAAGGCGGGTGCCTTTCGTACAGTAGCCCAACGGTGGAACGTGGCCAAACTTCACCCCAATACACATCTGTACACTTCTGAAAAATTGGTTCCTGATTTTCCCGGGCGTTCTTTTCGGCTAGAAACCGTACTTCCCTACCAGAAAAAAGCAGTTCAGGCACACATTCCAGGCAAAAAAGCCAATATTACCACCCGTAATTTTAGCGACTCAGTAGCGACAGTGCGGAAGAAGCTTGGGTTGAAGGAAGGTGGCAATACGTACCTTTTTGCTACCCGAACCATGACCAAAGAACGCATTGTTTTGATTACTCAAAAAACTAGTAACTCATAG
- a CDS encoding aspartate-semialdehyde dehydrogenase, producing the protein MKLAVVGATGLVGTEMLNVLAQRDFPFDELLPVASARSVGKTIEFKGKAYPIISMEDAIAAQPDVAIFSAGGSTSLEYAPKFAEVGTFVVDNSSAWRMNPANKLVVPEINARVLTEEDKIIANPNCSTIQMVVALAPLHQKYQVKRVVVSTYQSVTGSGKAAVDQLMNERSEQEGDKVYPHPIDMNVLPHIDVFFDNGYTKEEMKMVNETKKIFGDDSIQVTATAVRVPAVGGHSEAVNVEFAQDFDLDEVRELLANTPGVVVQDDVKNNVYPMPIWAHQKDEVFVGRLRRDETQPNTLNMWVVSDNLRKGAATNAVQIAEYLVENNLIKSAVMG; encoded by the coding sequence ATGAAATTAGCCGTAGTGGGTGCCACCGGACTGGTCGGTACCGAAATGCTGAATGTATTAGCCCAACGCGATTTTCCATTTGACGAACTACTCCCCGTGGCCTCGGCTCGGTCGGTAGGAAAAACGATAGAATTTAAGGGGAAAGCCTACCCGATTATCAGCATGGAAGATGCTATTGCGGCTCAGCCTGATGTTGCCATCTTCTCAGCGGGAGGTTCAACCTCTCTGGAATATGCACCTAAATTTGCTGAAGTCGGCACGTTTGTCGTAGACAATTCTTCGGCCTGGCGCATGAATCCCGCTAATAAACTGGTAGTGCCTGAGATTAACGCCCGCGTACTGACGGAAGAAGATAAAATTATTGCGAACCCCAATTGCTCTACCATTCAAATGGTAGTGGCTTTAGCTCCATTACATCAGAAGTATCAAGTAAAGCGGGTGGTGGTTTCTACGTACCAATCGGTAACCGGTAGCGGAAAAGCAGCCGTCGACCAACTCATGAATGAGCGATCCGAGCAAGAAGGTGATAAAGTCTATCCACATCCTATTGATATGAACGTTCTTCCCCATATCGATGTGTTCTTTGATAATGGCTACACCAAAGAAGAAATGAAAATGGTGAACGAGACCAAGAAAATCTTTGGTGACGATAGCATTCAGGTAACGGCTACGGCGGTACGGGTTCCAGCGGTAGGCGGGCACTCCGAAGCAGTCAATGTAGAATTTGCCCAGGATTTCGACCTAGACGAAGTACGGGAACTATTAGCAAATACTCCCGGAGTAGTGGTGCAGGATGATGTAAAGAATAATGTCTACCCCATGCCGATTTGGGCGCACCAAAAAGATGAAGTATTTGTCGGGCGATTACGCCGGGATGAAACCCAGCCTAACACCCTCAATATGTGGGTGGTATCGGATAATCTACGTAAAGGCGCAGCAACTAACGCCGTGCAAATCGCCGAGTATTTGGTAGAAAATAATTTGATAAAATCAGCAGTGATGGGATGA
- a CDS encoding endonuclease III domain-containing protein, with protein MEAQEYIVTEKINVAINRLEARFGRQKRFSSKPPIDQLISTILSQRTNYANERKAFEQMREQFGSWEKIMNAPVEELTKAIATSNYPEVKAPRIKATLQRIYEERGDFDLSFLAGLSVKEAMDWLMQFEGVGHKTTTFLLLFTFRKPVLPVDTHVHRVSQRLGIINQKTNQAKAHTVLLDLLPEDADELLNYHKLFFKHGQRVCTWSYPRCRECILTDICDYYQVHFKSTVKRV; from the coding sequence GTGGAGGCTCAGGAATATATCGTAACGGAGAAAATAAACGTCGCTATTAATCGATTGGAGGCGAGATTTGGACGGCAAAAGCGATTCTCCAGCAAACCACCGATTGACCAACTTATCTCTACAATTTTATCGCAACGAACCAATTATGCCAACGAGCGTAAAGCATTTGAGCAAATGCGAGAACAGTTTGGCTCCTGGGAAAAGATTATGAACGCTCCGGTTGAAGAGCTTACCAAGGCCATTGCCACCTCGAACTATCCTGAAGTAAAAGCTCCTCGGATTAAAGCGACGCTTCAACGGATTTACGAAGAACGAGGTGATTTTGATCTGAGCTTTCTGGCGGGTCTTTCGGTGAAAGAAGCAATGGACTGGCTGATGCAGTTTGAGGGAGTCGGCCACAAAACTACCACGTTTTTATTGCTATTCACCTTCCGAAAACCCGTCCTTCCCGTAGATACCCACGTACATCGGGTCTCACAACGGTTGGGGATTATTAATCAGAAAACTAATCAGGCGAAAGCGCATACGGTGCTACTTGATTTACTACCCGAAGATGCGGACGAACTATTAAATTACCACAAGCTATTTTTCAAGCACGGCCAGCGCGTATGCACCTGGAGCTACCCGCGCTGCCGAGAGTGTATTTTGACTGACATTTGTGATTATTATCAGGTTCATTTTAAATCAACTGTAAAAAGAGTGTAG
- a CDS encoding tetratricopeptide repeat protein, which yields MKPWIVFLISTVLLSCTKKTEQELFVERAAQIYDLYDEEGNLVDYDEAMARFHNYARSYNERGVSMFKEQLYGQAIEDFTQALKYDKNYAAAYCNRGYVYAKREEYKLALGDLNRALKINPKYAKAYQHRAWVKQKLGYPLEAVKDASRALNITPRNDELYLLRAANHYQLENYLEAFTDALIARRLKNKNAQKLIDRISEEHPKIPQAIFSAHR from the coding sequence ATGAAACCTTGGATAGTCTTTTTGATTAGCACCGTGCTCCTATCCTGTACCAAGAAGACAGAGCAAGAACTGTTCGTCGAGCGGGCGGCGCAGATATATGATCTATACGATGAGGAAGGCAATCTGGTAGACTACGACGAAGCCATGGCACGCTTTCATAACTACGCCCGCTCGTATAATGAACGTGGCGTATCTATGTTTAAGGAGCAACTGTACGGTCAGGCAATAGAAGATTTTACGCAAGCGCTAAAGTATGATAAGAACTACGCTGCCGCTTACTGTAACCGAGGCTACGTATATGCCAAGCGAGAGGAGTATAAGTTGGCATTAGGTGATCTAAATAGAGCTTTAAAGATCAATCCGAAGTACGCTAAAGCCTACCAACACCGGGCGTGGGTAAAGCAGAAGCTAGGCTATCCGTTGGAAGCAGTGAAAGATGCCAGTCGCGCACTCAATATTACCCCGCGCAACGATGAATTGTACTTGCTACGAGCTGCTAATCACTATCAGTTAGAGAATTATCTGGAAGCCTTTACCGATGCACTGATTGCCCGTCGCCTGAAAAATAAAAACGCCCAAAAGCTGATTGATCGCATCTCTGAGGAACATCCTAAAATTCCCCAAGCGATTTTCTCCGCTCATCGCTAA
- a CDS encoding BamA/TamA family outer membrane protein: MFFIFQPLSIFPMRYGLILFFSLLTLPGQAQVWDFSKRVFNSVFNDTVSSERPKLIAYPTLAYSPETRWEFGVSALYVYYAKQDTSNRLSEINAFTFLTLESQYGLWLDHALYSDESKWFFLGRLRLQRFPLLYYGIGPNTPEEEIARVDANSIALRERVLRNIGGNLYLGTWFDYQRLSSVDFNTLTNEPIDFPRGSNGSTNFGIGLGVVYDNRHNVLNVREGFFGETGFLHYDDAWGSDFPFTQFFLDARYFYPTTRNQVLAAQVVANSTWGEVPFNQLSLMGGESMMRGYYLGRYRDRNLLATQVEYRFLPFPFSKRWGAAAFVSTGTVSPSPQEINLGDWVVSGGAGVRFLIFPSKDIFTRLDVAFTEEGPGFYFFIGEAF; this comes from the coding sequence GTGTTTTTTATTTTCCAGCCCCTCTCTATTTTTCCGATGCGTTACGGCTTAATCCTCTTTTTTTCGCTACTTACTCTTCCTGGGCAGGCTCAGGTGTGGGACTTCTCGAAGCGTGTGTTCAATAGCGTGTTTAACGATACAGTCTCTTCCGAACGACCCAAGTTAATCGCCTACCCTACCTTGGCATATTCACCCGAAACCCGCTGGGAGTTTGGGGTGAGTGCCCTTTACGTCTACTACGCCAAGCAGGATACCAGCAACCGCCTAAGTGAGATTAATGCTTTTACATTCTTAACTTTAGAAAGCCAGTACGGCCTGTGGCTCGACCACGCACTATATTCCGATGAAAGCAAATGGTTCTTTTTAGGGAGGTTACGTTTGCAGCGGTTTCCACTGCTGTACTACGGTATTGGCCCCAATACTCCCGAAGAAGAGATTGCTCGAGTAGATGCCAATAGTATCGCTCTGCGAGAACGAGTGTTGCGTAATATTGGTGGTAATCTGTACTTGGGTACGTGGTTCGATTATCAACGACTAAGTAGCGTAGATTTCAACACGCTTACCAATGAACCAATTGATTTCCCCCGAGGTAGTAATGGCTCAACCAACTTTGGGATTGGGTTGGGGGTAGTTTACGACAATCGGCATAATGTACTAAACGTGCGCGAGGGTTTCTTTGGCGAAACGGGCTTTCTGCACTACGACGATGCCTGGGGTAGTGACTTCCCGTTTACGCAGTTTTTTCTTGATGCCCGCTACTTCTACCCCACTACGCGCAATCAGGTGCTAGCAGCTCAAGTAGTAGCGAACAGTACCTGGGGAGAGGTTCCGTTCAACCAACTATCGCTAATGGGAGGCGAAAGCATGATGCGAGGATACTACTTGGGGCGTTATCGGGATCGAAACCTACTGGCTACACAAGTAGAGTATCGCTTTTTACCATTCCCGTTCAGCAAACGGTGGGGTGCCGCGGCTTTTGTCAGCACCGGAACGGTATCTCCTTCACCCCAGGAGATTAATCTGGGTGATTGGGTAGTATCTGGTGGGGCCGGAGTCCGCTTCCTGATCTTTCCCAGCAAAGATATATTCACTCGATTGGACGTAGCTTTCACCGAAGAAGGGCCAGGGTTTTATTTCTTTATTGGCGAGGCGTTTTAG
- a CDS encoding NAD(P)-dependent alcohol dehydrogenase yields MKAAVRTRYGSPNILTIQEVDQTRPKSYEILVRVHATTVNRTDCGILSGYPVAIRLFTGLTKPKLTTTGTDFAGEVQAVGKKVSRFKIGDKVWGFNDNGLPSHAKYLAIAEDQPIAIIPAEVTYKQAAASAEGAHYAYNFINKVDLRAGSRVMLNGATGAIGSAALQFLKHAGAYVTATANTKNVDLIKSLEADRVINYEREDFTQDDERYDFVFDAVGKSTFGRCKRLLKPQGIYISSELGPKAQNPLLALITPLLGGKQVKFPVPLNILRSLNFTNELLEAGKFRSIIDRTYSLGQIQEAFRYVASGQKTGNVVISLDQN; encoded by the coding sequence ATGAAAGCCGCAGTGCGTACCCGATATGGCTCCCCTAATATTTTAACCATTCAGGAGGTGGATCAGACCCGACCAAAGAGCTACGAAATTTTAGTAAGAGTACATGCTACCACCGTAAACCGTACCGACTGCGGAATACTTAGCGGATACCCAGTCGCTATAAGACTATTTACCGGACTAACGAAGCCAAAGCTGACCACTACCGGAACTGATTTTGCCGGAGAAGTGCAAGCAGTGGGAAAGAAAGTCAGCCGCTTCAAGATTGGTGATAAAGTTTGGGGCTTCAATGATAACGGACTTCCATCGCACGCCAAATACTTAGCCATTGCGGAAGATCAACCTATCGCAATTATACCAGCGGAAGTTACGTATAAGCAAGCGGCTGCTAGTGCGGAAGGAGCACACTATGCTTACAATTTTATTAACAAAGTTGATCTTCGGGCCGGTAGTAGGGTGATGCTCAACGGGGCTACCGGCGCAATTGGCTCGGCAGCCCTACAATTTCTGAAACACGCCGGGGCTTACGTGACTGCCACCGCTAACACCAAAAACGTAGACCTGATAAAATCGCTGGAAGCTGATCGGGTAATTAACTACGAGCGGGAAGATTTTACTCAAGATGATGAGCGATATGATTTTGTGTTCGATGCAGTAGGTAAAAGCACTTTTGGCCGGTGTAAAAGGCTACTCAAACCGCAGGGCATTTATATTTCATCGGAGTTGGGGCCGAAGGCGCAGAATCCACTATTAGCCTTAATCACTCCGCTGCTAGGTGGCAAACAAGTAAAGTTTCCGGTACCGCTCAATATCCTCCGAAGTCTCAACTTCACTAATGAATTGCTGGAGGCTGGTAAGTTTCGCTCGATAATTGATCGAACTTATTCGCTAGGCCAGATTCAGGAAGCCTTCCGCTATGTAGCTTCCGGGCAAAAAACCGGGAACGTAGTTATCTCGCTAGACCAGAATTAG
- a CDS encoding Gfo/Idh/MocA family protein, translating into MKWTYALLFLVGISTTFAQSSNDKPLRVGVVGLVHTHVHWILGREDRGDIKIVGIVEPNRELAQRYANQHGYSMDLVYDDLETMLDKTQPEAVTAFNTIYDHLSVVETCAPRGVHVMVEKPLAVSLDHAQQMAKLARRHNIHLLTNYETTWYGSNHEAYRLVHEENAIGDLRKIVVHDGHPGPEEIGVNEEFLEWLTDPKWNGAGALTDFGCYGANLITWLMQGERPTSVTAVTQQIKPDIYPKVDDEATIIVTYPEMQGIIQASWNWPTHRKDMEMYGKTGYVHALNATNMRFRPSEQESEQTLKAQPLENPQDDPFAYLTGVVRGNIKVKPTDLSALENNLVVMEILDAAIRSAESGKTIELD; encoded by the coding sequence ATGAAATGGACATACGCACTTCTATTCTTAGTAGGAATATCAACAACCTTTGCCCAATCCTCTAACGACAAGCCACTTCGGGTGGGCGTAGTAGGATTGGTACATACCCACGTTCACTGGATTTTGGGGCGGGAAGATCGGGGCGATATCAAAATTGTCGGAATTGTGGAGCCCAATCGCGAACTAGCCCAACGGTACGCTAATCAGCACGGTTACTCTATGGACTTGGTGTACGATGATCTGGAAACGATGCTAGATAAAACCCAGCCCGAGGCAGTTACGGCCTTCAATACTATTTACGATCACCTGAGTGTGGTAGAAACCTGTGCTCCTCGGGGCGTTCACGTGATGGTAGAGAAACCACTGGCAGTGAGCCTGGATCATGCTCAGCAAATGGCAAAGCTTGCTCGTCGACACAACATTCATTTGCTCACCAACTACGAAACCACTTGGTACGGCAGTAATCACGAGGCCTACCGCTTGGTACACGAAGAAAATGCAATTGGTGACCTACGAAAAATCGTCGTACACGATGGCCACCCGGGGCCGGAAGAAATTGGGGTGAATGAAGAATTTCTAGAGTGGCTTACCGACCCTAAGTGGAACGGAGCAGGAGCACTAACTGACTTTGGCTGCTACGGGGCTAACCTAATTACTTGGCTGATGCAGGGCGAACGCCCTACTTCCGTAACCGCAGTTACCCAGCAGATTAAACCGGATATCTATCCCAAGGTAGACGATGAAGCTACGATTATTGTGACTTATCCCGAAATGCAAGGTATCATTCAAGCCTCGTGGAACTGGCCTACCCATCGGAAAGATATGGAGATGTACGGCAAAACGGGCTACGTACACGCCCTCAATGCCACCAACATGCGCTTTCGCCCTAGCGAACAAGAAAGCGAGCAAACCTTAAAAGCCCAGCCACTAGAGAATCCCCAAGACGATCCGTTTGCCTACTTGACGGGAGTAGTGCGCGGAAATATAAAAGTTAAACCCACCGACCTTTCTGCCCTAGAAAATAACTTGGTGGTGATGGAGATTCTGGATGCGGCTATCCGCTCGGCAGAAAGTGGAAAGACGATTGAGTTAGATTGA
- a CDS encoding YfiT family bacillithiol transferase has protein sequence MISLTLNPGLNLLNKSMTDESLRYPIGRFSPPAEVTAQDRENYLNEIKKLPAAMREAVAGLTDDQLNTPYRPEGWTLRQVVHHVPDSHANSYIRYRWTLTENQPTIKAYYEDRWGELPDASSAPIEPSLQLLEALHQRWLLLLRAMTDKDYARSLVHPQTSKIIRLDTMLALYAWHGQHHVAHIQSLKEREGW, from the coding sequence ATGATCTCCTTAACACTGAACCCCGGATTAAATCTACTGAATAAAAGTATGACTGACGAATCTTTACGCTACCCTATTGGGCGGTTTTCGCCTCCGGCAGAGGTTACCGCCCAAGACCGAGAAAACTACCTAAATGAAATTAAAAAGCTTCCGGCTGCTATGCGAGAAGCCGTAGCAGGCTTAACGGACGACCAGCTGAATACTCCGTATCGGCCAGAGGGTTGGACACTACGGCAAGTAGTGCACCATGTGCCTGATAGCCATGCCAACAGCTACATCCGCTACCGCTGGACTCTTACTGAAAATCAGCCTACCATCAAAGCCTACTACGAAGATCGCTGGGGTGAGCTTCCTGATGCTTCATCGGCTCCTATCGAACCCTCGCTACAGTTGTTGGAGGCATTGCATCAACGCTGGTTGCTGTTGCTGCGAGCAATGACTGATAAAGACTACGCCCGTAGTCTTGTACATCCCCAAACCAGCAAAATTATTCGGTTAGATACTATGCTAGCCCTCTACGCCTGGCACGGCCAGCACCACGTCGCTCATATTCAATCATTAAAAGAGCGGGAGGGATGGTAA
- a CDS encoding nitroreductase family protein — protein MKSLDTLIEQRYSPYHFAEQPVSQEQLQQLFEAAQHAPSSYNEQPWRFIYATHDQPEAYQQLLSCINESNRAWARQAYVLMLSLAKKHFSQTEKLNRHAWHDTGTAVGFLLLKATELDLYAHQMAGFFPDKARDVLNIPDEYDPVAMMAVGYLGKEERPNKPRKAVHEFAFTGDKSVL, from the coding sequence ATGAAATCATTAGACACATTAATTGAGCAGCGATACAGCCCCTACCATTTTGCTGAACAGCCAGTAAGCCAAGAGCAGTTGCAGCAGTTATTTGAGGCAGCCCAGCATGCTCCTTCTAGCTATAACGAACAGCCTTGGCGGTTTATCTACGCTACCCACGATCAGCCCGAGGCGTACCAGCAGTTGCTATCATGTATTAACGAATCTAATCGGGCGTGGGCACGACAAGCCTACGTATTAATGCTGAGCCTTGCGAAGAAACACTTCAGTCAAACCGAGAAACTCAACCGCCACGCTTGGCACGATACCGGAACTGCCGTTGGTTTTTTATTACTCAAAGCAACCGAACTTGATTTATACGCTCACCAAATGGCGGGATTCTTCCCTGATAAGGCTCGCGACGTTTTAAATATTCCCGATGAGTATGACCCGGTGGCAATGATGGCTGTGGGGTACTTAGGCAAAGAAGAACGCCCTAACAAACCGCGTAAAGCAGTACACGAGTTTGCCTTTACTGGGGATAAGTCAGTGTTATAG